The DNA window AATCTAAATTAATTTTGTACCTCACAAATTTGTAAAACTTTCTTAACAACACAAAGAAAAAATAAAAAAAATTATCATTTATTCAAAAATCAAGAAATTAATTAAACAAAAAAATAACAAATTAAGTTAAAATAGAAACTTTTAACAAAAACCCCATAAGTAAACATTATTTTTTTTTAAGAAACAATAACAATCAATAAAATCGATATTATCTATATATTAACGAAAGATTAAATTAATAAACAACTGTTAATCAATCAAATGAAATAAAAACAGATAAAAACGAAAAATGAGATAATAAAAATACAATGCTATGCATATTAATTTTATTAACCCGCAAAACTTCGAGCAACACCATTTTTTAACAGTCCAGAAAATAAAAAAACCGCCCGAAGGCGGTATAATATGAATGTTAAATGAATGTCGGTTATTAATTAACGTCCCAGAATATTTTTGTCGTTAATTTATCACCTCCAATAGCAGCACTTGCCGCTGCACTGTTGCTACCATTTGTTGTAGCTTCAGCTGGAGGATATTGCAGTCTAACAGGAACTTTTCCACCAGCATTAGGAATAGCCGTTGTAGGAGCAACCAACTGTGGATAATCCAGTCTTCTGTAAAAGTTCCAAGAAGTTACCGCTTGATTATACATCGCTACCCAAGCCTGCTCTCCTATTGATTTTTTCCAGTTGGAAGCATCATATGGATGGGCTGCTAAATACGCTGCAGCATCTGCATCTTTACCCCAATCACTAAAAGAAGAAGTAACAGCTGTGGTATACAAGGCTGAAGGACTTCCTCCAATTCCCCATCTTGCAGCAGCTTCAGCTAAATAAAAGGCTACTTCAGTATAACTCAAAAGAATACCCGGAGTAGTTGCATCCCTGGTAAAAGTCCCAGGTTTTGAAAAACTACCAAATGCTCCAGGTGCTCCAATGATCTGCCCTATATATTGACCACCAATCGGACCTCTATAATAAACACTTATTCTTGTATCATTCGTGCTTTTCATATAATCTACCAATGTCTTACCGGCAATAAAATCATTTCTGGAAGTCACCTCCTGGTAAACAGGATTTTCATTTGGAGAAGAATCTAAATACTGGAATTTACAATCATCTCCGGATGCATTCATTACACCACCTGAGATCGCCTGGTTAACTGTAGCTTGCGCCAAAGTAGGATTAACATCTGCCAGAGACATCCCCAACTTAAGCAATAAAGAGTTACCA is part of the Chryseobacterium lactis genome and encodes:
- a CDS encoding SusD/RagB family nutrient-binding outer membrane lipoprotein; its protein translation is MKKYILTSLVAMLFVGCQTADDVNSDPHATYETTPEALITYAQKELSDYMTTPSVNENNFRLTMQYWQETIYVNESNYDFTNRNVSNNVWIDNYVNVLKNLDQAKRIINAYVPTFQEAATWPGIKQNQLAVIDIMQVYTFQILVDTYGDIPYTQALDIDKYPLPKYDKASDIYTSLIDRLKTDITNLSEDSDAFGSGDVFYKGDISKWEKFGNSLLLKLGMSLADVNPTLAQATVNQAISGGVMNASGDDCKFQYLDSSPNENPVYQEVTSRNDFIAGKTLVDYMKSTNDTRISVYYRGPIGGQYIGQIIGAPGAFGSFSKPGTFTRDATTPGILLSYTEVAFYLAEAAARWGIGGSPSALYTTAVTSSFSDWGKDADAAAYLAAHPYDASNWKKSIGEQAWVAMYNQAVTSWNFYRRLDYPQLVAPTTAIPNAGGKVPVRLQYPPAEATTNGSNSAAASAAIGGDKLTTKIFWDVN